In Pseudomonas sp. R76, one genomic interval encodes:
- a CDS encoding SDR family oxidoreductase — MNVLLVGATGFVGRHLLRALQQAGHCVIATSRKPQHLDFPGVEWRALDLGQLAVDPEHFVFPATVDLLINAAGLLSVDAAELSRVQDQGARVLFDLAAQRGVRVLQISALGASAHSDLPFLASKGSADDYLLGLGISAVVLRPSLVVGAGGTSSGWLAGLSPLPLIPLLNLTAQAQPVHIDDVVGAVLALMRQWPAESMVLPLVGPEPMRLSQLIDHLRTAQGWGPGRYLQAPLLGLGGWLGDLLGWRALNRQSIALAQQDNVADPDVLASVCGYTAAPLAARLQDWPTPAQSSQPMIRPLMLAVLVLIWLGTAAVCLGPGYDWGLRILAEAGVQGAWATLAVIAGAVCDGLLGLGLLVRRWRRRALILQLLLMGGYTVVISIVLPHYWFDPYAAVAKNLVLMVATLWLFWTETFLTEPRQ, encoded by the coding sequence ATGAACGTACTTCTGGTCGGCGCCACAGGGTTTGTGGGCCGCCATCTATTGCGCGCCTTGCAGCAAGCAGGGCATTGCGTGATTGCCACCTCTCGAAAACCTCAACATCTGGATTTTCCAGGCGTGGAGTGGCGTGCGCTGGATTTAGGCCAGCTGGCTGTCGATCCCGAACATTTCGTGTTTCCTGCGACTGTTGATTTATTGATCAATGCGGCCGGCCTGCTGAGTGTGGATGCGGCTGAACTGAGCCGGGTGCAGGATCAAGGCGCGCGCGTGCTGTTTGATCTGGCCGCCCAGCGTGGTGTGCGGGTGTTGCAGATTTCCGCCCTGGGCGCTTCGGCGCACTCCGACCTGCCTTTTCTGGCCAGCAAAGGCTCGGCGGACGACTACCTGCTCGGCCTGGGCATAAGCGCTGTGGTGTTGCGGCCTTCATTGGTGGTGGGCGCGGGCGGTACCAGCAGTGGCTGGTTGGCCGGGCTTTCGCCTCTGCCGCTCATTCCATTACTGAACCTCACCGCGCAGGCGCAGCCGGTGCATATCGACGACGTGGTCGGCGCGGTACTCGCCTTGATGCGCCAGTGGCCTGCCGAATCGATGGTCTTGCCGCTGGTGGGGCCTGAGCCGATGAGGCTCTCCCAGCTGATTGATCACCTGCGCACCGCTCAGGGCTGGGGCCCTGGACGCTACCTGCAAGCGCCGCTGCTGGGCTTGGGCGGATGGTTGGGCGATCTTCTGGGCTGGCGGGCGTTGAATCGACAAAGCATCGCCCTGGCGCAACAGGACAATGTGGCCGACCCCGACGTGTTGGCCTCGGTCTGTGGATACACCGCCGCGCCGTTGGCCGCGCGACTGCAAGACTGGCCGACGCCTGCCCAGAGCAGCCAGCCGATGATCCGCCCGCTGATGTTGGCGGTGTTGGTGCTGATTTGGCTGGGCACGGCGGCGGTGTGCCTCGGCCCGGGCTACGACTGGGGCCTGCGCATCCTCGCCGAGGCCGGCGTGCAAGGCGCGTGGGCGACGCTGGCCGTGATCGCCGGTGCCGTGTGCGATGGTCTGCTGGGCCTGGGGCTGTTAGTCAGGCGCTGGCGCAGGCGGGCGTTGATCCTGCAACTGCTGCTGATGGGCGGGTATACGGTGGTTATCAGCATAGTCCTGCCCCATTACTGGTTTGATCCCTACGCCGCCGTCGCCAAGAACCTGGTGCTGATGGTCGCGACCCTTTGGCTGTTCTGGACTGAAACTTTTTTGACTGAGCCCCGGCAATGA
- a CDS encoding DUF2269 family protein, which produces METLTTLKVIHITATVLLLLSGLGLAVLAWRKRSAGPTVTVQRPWAFVWLLMGICVVSMPFTGWWLVHLTGWPLGQTWILGSSILYTVAALAWFWLVARLNRLRLGGGGSLNFTLVLAVVSLVGFVAIAGLMGAKPV; this is translated from the coding sequence ATGGAAACGCTGACCACCCTCAAGGTTATCCACATCACCGCCACCGTGTTGCTGTTGCTCAGCGGCCTCGGCCTGGCGGTGCTGGCCTGGCGCAAACGCAGCGCCGGGCCAACGGTTACCGTGCAACGCCCGTGGGCGTTTGTGTGGTTGCTGATGGGAATTTGCGTGGTCAGCATGCCGTTTACCGGCTGGTGGCTGGTGCATCTGACCGGCTGGCCGCTGGGGCAAACCTGGATTCTGGGTTCCAGCATCCTCTATACCGTGGCGGCGCTGGCGTGGTTCTGGCTGGTGGCGCGGCTTAATCGCCTGCGACTGGGCGGTGGCGGCAGCCTGAATTTCACCTTGGTGCTGGCAGTCGTCAGCCTGGTTGGGTTTGTGGCGATTGCCGGGCTGATGGGCGCCAAGCCGGTCTAA
- the ilvA gene encoding threonine ammonia-lyase, biosynthetic: protein MLEQYVKKILTSRVYDVAVETPLQTARQLSERLGNKVWLKREDLQPVFSFKIRGAYNKLTQLSSEERARGVVTASAGNHAQGLALAAKVLGVKATIVMPKTTPEIKVEGVRSRGGKVVLHGDSFPEALAYSLKLVDEKGYVYIHPYDDPHTIAGQGTVAMEILRQHPGPLDAIFVPVGGGGLIAGIAAYVKYLRPEIKIIGVEPDDSNCLQAAMAAGERVVLPTVGIFADGVAVAQIGQHTFEICKDYVDEVITVSTDEICAAIKDIYDDTRSITEPAGALGVAGIKKYVETRGVTGQTLVAIDSGANVNFDRLRHVAERAELGEGREAIIAVTIPEQPGSFKAFCEAVGKRQITEFNYRYHSGREAHIFVGVQTHPENDPRSALIASLTSQGFPVLDLTENELAKLHIRHMVGGHAAKVSDELVFRFEFPERPGALFNFLNKLGGRWNISMFHYRNHGAADGRVVAGLQVPADERHLVPAALAEIGYPYWDESENPAYQLFLG from the coding sequence ATGCTTGAACAGTACGTCAAAAAGATCCTCACCTCGCGCGTTTACGACGTTGCCGTCGAAACCCCCTTGCAGACCGCTCGCCAGCTCTCCGAGCGGCTGGGCAACAAGGTCTGGCTCAAGCGTGAAGACTTGCAGCCGGTGTTCTCGTTCAAGATTCGCGGCGCCTACAACAAGCTGACCCAACTGAGCAGCGAGGAGCGCGCACGCGGCGTGGTCACCGCGTCTGCCGGCAACCACGCCCAGGGCCTGGCGCTGGCGGCCAAGGTGCTGGGGGTCAAGGCGACGATCGTGATGCCCAAGACCACCCCGGAAATCAAGGTCGAAGGCGTGCGCTCACGCGGCGGCAAAGTGGTGTTGCACGGTGATTCCTTCCCGGAAGCCCTGGCCTACTCGCTGAAGCTGGTCGACGAAAAAGGCTACGTCTACATTCACCCCTACGATGATCCGCACACCATTGCCGGGCAGGGCACCGTGGCGATGGAGATTCTGCGCCAGCACCCTGGGCCGCTGGACGCGATTTTCGTGCCGGTGGGCGGCGGCGGGCTGATCGCCGGTATCGCGGCGTACGTGAAATACCTGCGCCCGGAAATCAAGATCATCGGCGTCGAGCCGGACGATTCCAACTGCCTGCAAGCCGCCATGGCTGCCGGCGAGCGTGTGGTGTTGCCGACCGTCGGTATCTTTGCCGATGGCGTGGCGGTGGCGCAGATCGGCCAGCACACCTTCGAAATCTGTAAAGACTATGTGGATGAAGTGATCACCGTCAGCACCGATGAAATCTGCGCGGCGATCAAGGACATCTACGACGACACCCGCTCGATCACCGAGCCGGCCGGTGCGCTGGGCGTGGCCGGGATCAAGAAATACGTGGAAACCCGTGGCGTTACCGGGCAAACCCTGGTGGCCATTGACTCCGGCGCCAACGTCAACTTCGACCGCCTGCGTCATGTGGCCGAGCGCGCCGAGCTGGGTGAAGGCCGCGAAGCCATTATCGCCGTGACCATTCCCGAACAACCGGGCAGCTTCAAGGCGTTCTGCGAGGCCGTGGGCAAGCGCCAGATCACCGAATTCAACTACCGCTACCACTCCGGCCGCGAGGCGCACATCTTCGTCGGCGTGCAGACGCACCCGGAAAACGACCCGCGCAGCGCGCTGATCGCCAGCCTCACCAGTCAGGGTTTCCCGGTGCTGGACCTGACCGAGAACGAGCTGGCCAAGTTGCACATCCGTCATATGGTCGGCGGGCATGCGGCGAAAGTCAGCGACGAGCTGGTGTTCCGCTTCGAGTTTCCGGAGCGTCCGGGGGCGCTGTTCAACTTTCTTAACAAGTTGGGCGGGCGCTGGAACATCTCGATGTTCCACTATCGCAACCACGGCGCGGCCGACGGCCGTGTGGTCGCCGGCCTGCAAGTGCCGGCGGACGAGCGCCACCTGGTGCCGGCCGCGTTGGCAGAAATCGGCTACCCGTATTGGGATGAGAGCGAAAACCCGGCCTACCAGCTGTTCCTCGGTTGA
- the rpiA gene encoding ribose-5-phosphate isomerase RpiA: MTQDQLKQAVAQAAVDLILPKLDDKSIVGVGTGSTANCFIDALALHKGAFDGAVASSEATAARLKGHGIPVYELNTVSDLEFYVDGADESDAHLNLIKGGGAALTREKIVAAVAKTFICIADASKLVPVLGAFPLPVEVIPMARSHVARELVKLGGDPVYREGVLTDNGNIIIDVFNMQITNPVELETQINAIVGVVTNGLFAARPADVLLLGTSEGVKTLKA; the protein is encoded by the coding sequence ATGACCCAGGATCAACTCAAACAGGCAGTGGCCCAAGCCGCCGTCGATTTAATCCTTCCTAAACTCGACGACAAGAGCATCGTCGGTGTCGGCACCGGCTCCACCGCCAACTGCTTTATCGACGCGCTGGCCCTGCACAAGGGCGCGTTCGACGGCGCCGTGGCCAGCTCCGAAGCCACCGCCGCACGCCTCAAGGGCCATGGCATTCCGGTGTATGAGCTCAACACCGTGAGCGACCTGGAGTTCTACGTCGACGGCGCCGATGAAAGCGACGCGCACCTGAACCTGATCAAAGGCGGCGGCGCCGCCCTGACCCGTGAGAAGATCGTCGCGGCCGTGGCCAAGACCTTTATCTGCATCGCCGACGCCAGCAAATTGGTGCCGGTACTCGGCGCGTTCCCGCTGCCGGTGGAAGTGATCCCGATGGCCCGCAGCCACGTGGCCCGCGAGCTGGTGAAACTGGGCGGCGACCCGGTGTACCGCGAAGGTGTGCTGACCGACAACGGCAATATCATCATTGATGTGTTCAACATGCAGATCACCAACCCGGTGGAGCTGGAGACGCAGATCAATGCGATCGTGGGCGTAGTGACCAATGGTTTGTTCGCCGCGCGCCCGGCGGATGTGTTGTTGCTGGGCACTTCTGAAGGCGTGAAAACCCTCAAGGCCTAA
- a CDS encoding autotransporter domain-containing protein: MIKPLALAISVVGSLLSTQTQAYDYGQHANTTLEKLINDYPGRYRGTANFAGAADWMQSQMGSAYSLSRQNFTWNNGSRASQNVVAYAAGTKAQYVVIGAHFDTYFGRPTLQGLDDNGSGASVLTEVAKNLGGLQLENGLQIVGFGAEEEGLRGSKAFVDSLSASQRANMLAMINLDSLITGDMMYAHAGQNSTANPALASLREHAFQIAKELNIPLFTNPGLDPQYPKGTGCCSDGEPFEPLKIPILYIEATNWELGDLDGYTQTNNPKIPGGSTWHDPAEDNKAVLTDAFGQARIDQRLRDYSRLLSRLVLELTNADLMASTASGGAVARNMQDNLQRQHQAMVRLHDRRWLTLQAASREVGSFDGEVGVDGEFTPDSGFDSPLNRDARRLGVHALGDYQLTSSLNIGASLSYLNGRDTLEHRGKLDSDTWQAAAYALLNDGGPSWLAGDLSVGHTRFDAKRNLLIQANGGPVLLNQQLSGNTDALTLGARVLGGYDFDFGAIKSGPFAGLDYSHSRIDKFHEKQNLRTALEYEEQSFDSVEASLGWRVRGAVALPYGLSLLPYGDIAWVRELADGRLDDLQLTAHADGQARTAKLGSVDKSFGRAQVGSQLAITPQLGVYAEVNSRLGHTEGSQIGYSLGVQWMF; encoded by the coding sequence GTGATAAAGCCCCTAGCCCTCGCCATCAGCGTTGTCGGCAGCCTGCTGTCGACGCAAACCCAGGCCTACGATTACGGCCAGCACGCCAACACCACTCTGGAAAAGCTGATCAACGACTACCCCGGCCGGTATCGCGGCACCGCCAACTTCGCCGGGGCTGCAGACTGGATGCAGAGCCAGATGGGCTCGGCCTACAGTCTCAGCCGCCAGAACTTCACCTGGAACAACGGCAGTCGCGCCTCGCAAAACGTGGTGGCCTACGCCGCCGGCACCAAAGCGCAGTACGTGGTGATTGGCGCGCATTTCGACACCTACTTCGGCCGCCCGACCCTGCAAGGCCTGGACGACAACGGTTCCGGCGCCAGCGTGCTGACCGAAGTGGCGAAGAACCTCGGCGGCCTGCAATTGGAGAACGGCTTGCAGATTGTCGGCTTTGGCGCGGAAGAAGAAGGCCTGCGCGGCTCCAAGGCATTTGTCGACTCACTGAGCGCCAGCCAGCGCGCAAACATGCTGGCGATGATCAACCTCGACAGCCTGATCACCGGCGACATGATGTACGCCCACGCCGGCCAGAACAGCACCGCCAACCCGGCCTTGGCGTCATTGCGCGAGCACGCTTTCCAGATTGCCAAGGAGTTGAATATCCCACTGTTCACCAACCCGGGCCTGGACCCGCAATACCCCAAGGGCACAGGCTGCTGCAGCGATGGCGAGCCTTTTGAACCGCTGAAAATCCCGATTCTGTACATAGAAGCCACCAACTGGGAGCTGGGCGACCTCGACGGTTATACCCAGACCAACAACCCGAAAATCCCCGGCGGTTCCACCTGGCACGACCCGGCCGAGGACAACAAAGCCGTGCTCACCGACGCCTTCGGCCAGGCGCGCATCGACCAGCGCCTGCGCGATTATTCGCGCCTGCTCAGCCGCCTGGTGCTGGAGCTGACCAACGCCGACCTGATGGCCTCCACTGCTTCGGGCGGCGCGGTTGCGCGCAATATGCAGGACAACCTGCAGCGCCAGCACCAGGCCATGGTGCGCCTGCATGATCGCCGCTGGCTGACGTTGCAGGCGGCCAGCCGCGAGGTGGGCAGCTTCGATGGAGAAGTCGGCGTGGACGGTGAATTCACCCCGGACAGCGGCTTCGACAGCCCGCTGAACCGCGACGCCCGCCGCCTGGGCGTGCATGCCCTCGGCGACTATCAACTCACTTCCAGCCTGAACATCGGCGCGAGCCTGAGCTACCTCAACGGCCGCGACACACTCGAACACCGCGGCAAACTCGACAGCGACACCTGGCAGGCCGCGGCCTATGCCTTGCTCAACGACGGCGGGCCGAGCTGGCTGGCCGGTGACCTGAGCGTCGGCCATACGCGGTTCGACGCCAAGCGCAACCTGCTGATCCAGGCCAACGGCGGCCCGGTGCTGCTCAACCAGCAACTGAGCGGCAACACCGACGCCCTGACATTAGGCGCGCGCGTATTGGGTGGTTATGACTTCGACTTCGGCGCGATCAAGAGCGGGCCGTTTGCCGGCCTGGACTACAGCCACTCGCGCATCGATAAATTCCACGAAAAACAGAACCTGCGCACGGCGCTGGAATACGAAGAGCAGTCTTTCGACTCCGTGGAAGCCAGCCTCGGTTGGCGTGTGCGCGGCGCGGTCGCCCTGCCCTATGGCTTGAGTCTGTTGCCTTACGGCGATATCGCCTGGGTCAGGGAGCTGGCCGACGGGCGCCTCGACGACCTGCAATTGACTGCCCACGCCGATGGCCAGGCACGCACCGCCAAATTGGGCTCAGTGGATAAAAGTTTTGGCCGCGCACAAGTCGGCAGCCAGTTGGCGATCACCCCGCAGCTGGGCGTTTACGCCGAGGTGAACAGCCGCCTTGGGCACACCGAAGGCAGCCAGATCGGCTATTCACTGGGCGTGCAATGGATGTTCTGA
- a CDS encoding SdiA-regulated domain-containing protein: MRRFARPKPAFLIVLLIALVAAGVVAQQLRLFERAWFNWQAWRQPADERSIGLADYRVSLEAKVIDGLDDDVSALTYDPVRKSLFTVTNKNAELIELSLDGKILRRIPLVGFGDAEAVEFISDNIYVISDEAQQRLIKVHVNDDTQFLDAADAEQMTLGVHVGGNKGFEGLAYDSVGKRLFVAKERDPMLIYEVHGFPHFKPEKTYSVHVINNPKRDAGLFVRDLSSLQYDERSGHLLALSDESFLVLELDIDGRPLSSLSLLNGRHGLQKRVPQAEGIAMDDEGSLYVVSEPNLFYVFKKP, from the coding sequence ATGCGTCGATTTGCCCGCCCCAAACCCGCGTTTTTGATTGTGTTGCTGATCGCCCTAGTGGCTGCCGGGGTGGTCGCACAGCAATTGCGCTTGTTCGAGCGCGCGTGGTTTAACTGGCAGGCTTGGCGCCAGCCCGCCGACGAGCGCTCGATTGGCTTGGCCGATTACCGCGTCAGCCTGGAGGCCAAGGTGATCGACGGCCTCGACGATGATGTCTCGGCGCTCACCTACGACCCGGTGCGCAAAAGCCTGTTTACCGTCACCAACAAAAACGCCGAGCTGATCGAACTGTCCCTGGACGGCAAGATTCTGCGGCGCATTCCCCTGGTGGGTTTTGGTGATGCGGAAGCGGTGGAGTTCATCAGCGACAACATCTACGTGATCAGCGATGAAGCCCAGCAGCGGCTGATCAAAGTGCATGTGAATGACGACACCCAGTTTCTCGACGCCGCCGACGCGGAGCAGATGACGCTGGGCGTGCACGTCGGTGGCAACAAGGGCTTTGAGGGCCTGGCCTACGACTCGGTGGGCAAGCGCCTGTTCGTGGCCAAGGAGCGCGACCCGATGCTGATCTACGAGGTCCACGGTTTCCCCCACTTCAAGCCGGAAAAAACCTACTCGGTGCACGTAATCAACAACCCCAAGCGCGATGCCGGGCTGTTTGTGCGCGACCTGTCGAGCCTGCAATACGACGAGCGCAGCGGGCATTTGCTGGCGCTGTCGGATGAGTCGTTTCTGGTGCTGGAACTGGACATCGACGGTCGCCCATTGAGCAGTCTTTCTCTGCTCAACGGGCGCCATGGTCTGCAAAAACGCGTGCCCCAGGCCGAAGGCATCGCCATGGATGACGAAGGCTCGCTCTACGTGGTCAGCGAGCCGAACCTGTTTTACGTGTTCAAGAAGCCCTGA
- a CDS encoding SdiA-regulated domain-containing protein, protein MAVTLPSAAPKPRSRFALRWYSWLFLAGAIVYGVAWLMHWDDRGVLWVAERFESPAERQASVWLPNYHVVIDAKLLPGMEKDEASDLSYNPQTKTLFSVMGKNPFLVELNLQGDVLRKMPLNGWNNAEGVTVMENGLMAIVDERMHTLTVVKVDADTKQLNIADFKSYDLGPSKDQNKAFEGVTWDKRNQQIVLGEERPPALFTWKSDGATLTGDKQKIANTELDMRNLSALAVDPHTGHLLVLSADSHLLLELDEKGEQVSFMTLLGGFNGLKHTIPRAEGVTMDEDGTLYMVSEPNLFYRFEKQK, encoded by the coding sequence ATGGCCGTGACTTTGCCCTCCGCTGCACCCAAGCCCCGTTCACGCTTTGCCCTGCGCTGGTATTCCTGGCTGTTCCTGGCCGGTGCGATTGTGTATGGCGTTGCCTGGCTGATGCATTGGGACGACCGTGGCGTGCTGTGGGTGGCGGAGCGCTTTGAATCGCCGGCCGAGCGACAAGCCAGCGTGTGGCTGCCGAACTACCACGTCGTCATCGACGCCAAGTTGCTGCCGGGCATGGAGAAGGACGAGGCTTCCGACCTGTCCTACAACCCGCAGACCAAAACCCTGTTTTCCGTCATGGGCAAAAACCCTTTTCTGGTCGAGCTGAACCTGCAAGGTGACGTGCTGCGCAAAATGCCCCTCAACGGCTGGAACAACGCGGAAGGCGTGACGGTGATGGAAAACGGCCTGATGGCCATCGTCGATGAGCGCATGCACACCCTGACCGTGGTGAAGGTCGACGCAGACACCAAACAACTGAATATCGCCGACTTCAAAAGCTACGACCTGGGCCCCTCCAAGGACCAGAACAAAGCCTTCGAAGGCGTGACCTGGGACAAGCGCAACCAACAGATCGTGCTCGGCGAAGAGCGCCCACCGGCGCTGTTCACCTGGAAAAGCGATGGCGCCACGCTGACGGGCGACAAGCAAAAAATCGCCAACACCGAATTGGACATGCGCAACCTCTCGGCCCTGGCCGTCGACCCGCACACCGGGCACTTGCTGGTGTTGTCGGCCGACTCACACCTGTTGCTGGAGCTGGATGAAAAGGGCGAGCAAGTCAGCTTCATGACCCTGCTCGGCGGCTTCAACGGCCTCAAGCACACCATTCCGCGTGCCGAAGGCGTGACCATGGATGAGGACGGCACGTTGTACATGGTCAGTGAGCCAAACCTGTTTTACCGTTTCGAAAAACAGAAATAA
- a CDS encoding fumarylacetoacetate hydrolase family protein, whose protein sequence is MSYQHKYVDGTNIHFPLGKVVCIGRNYAEHAKELDNPVPTEPLLFIKPGSCVVALEGGFAIPTERGSVHYEAEIAVLIGKPLSTKPSREEVLDAISGFAPALDLTLRDKQAELKAKGLPWEIAKSFDGAAVIAPFVVSSTFADVTDIGIRLTINGEVRQDGNSSQMLNPIIPMIQHMAGCFSLQAGDVILTGTPAGVGPLNVGDELVLELAGVSRFESSVR, encoded by the coding sequence ATGAGCTACCAGCACAAGTATGTCGACGGCACCAACATCCACTTTCCACTCGGCAAAGTGGTGTGCATCGGGCGTAACTACGCCGAACATGCCAAGGAACTGGACAACCCGGTGCCGACCGAGCCGTTGCTGTTCATCAAACCGGGCAGTTGCGTGGTCGCGCTGGAAGGCGGCTTCGCCATCCCAACCGAGCGCGGTTCGGTGCACTACGAAGCGGAAATCGCGGTGTTGATCGGCAAGCCGTTGTCGACCAAACCCAGCCGTGAAGAAGTGCTGGACGCCATCTCCGGCTTCGCCCCGGCCCTGGACCTGACCCTGCGCGACAAGCAGGCCGAGCTGAAAGCCAAGGGCCTGCCGTGGGAAATCGCCAAATCCTTCGACGGCGCGGCGGTGATTGCACCGTTTGTGGTCAGCAGCACGTTTGCCGACGTGACCGACATCGGCATTCGCCTGACCATCAACGGCGAAGTGCGCCAGGACGGCAACAGCTCACAGATGCTCAACCCGATCATCCCGATGATCCAGCACATGGCCGGCTGCTTCTCGCTGCAGGCTGGCGACGTGATTCTCACCGGCACACCGGCCGGTGTTGGGCCGTTGAATGTGGGTGATGAGCTGGTGCTGGAATTGGCGGGCGTGAGCCGCTTCGAAAGCAGCGTTCGCTAG
- a CDS encoding FAD-binding oxidoreductase — protein MTHPALIDELKTLVEPGKVLTDADSLEAYGKDWTKHFAPAPSAIVFPKTTEQVQAIVRWANEHKVALVPSGGRTGLSAAAVAANGEVVVSFDYMNQILDVNLTDRTAVCQPGVVTKQLQNVAEEKGLYYPVDFASSGSSQIGGNIGTNAGGIKVIRYGMTRNWVAGMKVVTGKGDVLELNRDLIKNATGYDMRQLFIGAEGTLGFVVEATMRLDRAPKNLTAMVLGTTDFDSIMPVLHAFQSKLDLTAFEFFSDKALAKVMGRGDVPAPFETECPFYALLEFEATTEEVANHALETFEHCVEQGWVLDGVMSQSETQLHNLWKLREYISETISHWTPYKNDISVTVSKVPAFLKEIDAIVGEHYPDFEIVWFGHIGDGNLHLNILKPENLSKDEFFAKCATVNKWVFETVEKYNGSISAEHGVGMTKRDYLTYSRSPVEIEYMKAVKAVFDPNGIMNPGKIFAV, from the coding sequence ATGACCCATCCTGCCCTGATTGATGAGCTAAAGACCCTGGTTGAGCCCGGTAAAGTGCTGACCGATGCAGACTCCCTGGAGGCTTACGGCAAGGATTGGACCAAGCACTTCGCACCCGCGCCTAGCGCCATCGTGTTCCCCAAGACCACCGAGCAGGTGCAAGCCATCGTGCGTTGGGCCAATGAACACAAGGTCGCGCTGGTGCCATCCGGTGGCCGTACTGGCCTGTCGGCTGCTGCTGTGGCGGCTAATGGCGAAGTGGTGGTGTCGTTCGACTACATGAACCAGATTCTCGACGTGAACCTCACCGACCGCACCGCCGTGTGCCAGCCGGGTGTGGTCACCAAGCAATTGCAGAACGTCGCCGAAGAAAAAGGCCTGTACTACCCGGTGGACTTCGCGTCGTCGGGTTCGAGCCAGATTGGCGGCAATATCGGCACCAATGCCGGCGGGATCAAGGTGATTCGCTACGGCATGACCCGCAACTGGGTGGCCGGTATGAAAGTGGTCACCGGCAAAGGTGACGTGCTGGAACTGAACCGCGACCTGATCAAGAACGCCACCGGCTACGACATGCGCCAGCTGTTTATCGGCGCCGAAGGCACGCTGGGCTTTGTGGTCGAAGCCACCATGCGCCTGGACCGGGCGCCGAAAAACCTCACCGCGATGGTGCTCGGTACTACCGATTTCGACTCGATCATGCCGGTGCTGCACGCATTCCAGAGCAAGCTCGACCTGACCGCCTTCGAATTCTTCTCCGACAAAGCCCTGGCCAAAGTGATGGGCCGTGGCGACGTACCGGCGCCGTTCGAAACCGAGTGCCCGTTCTACGCACTGCTGGAATTCGAAGCCACCACCGAAGAAGTCGCCAACCACGCGCTGGAAACCTTCGAACACTGCGTCGAGCAGGGCTGGGTGCTGGACGGCGTGATGAGTCAGAGCGAAACCCAACTGCACAACCTGTGGAAACTGCGCGAGTACATCTCCGAGACCATTTCCCACTGGACGCCCTACAAGAACGACATCTCGGTGACTGTCTCCAAAGTTCCCGCGTTCTTGAAGGAAATTGACGCGATCGTCGGCGAACACTACCCGGATTTCGAAATTGTCTGGTTCGGCCATATCGGCGACGGCAACCTGCACTTGAACATCCTCAAGCCGGAAAACCTGAGCAAGGACGAGTTCTTCGCCAAGTGCGCCACTGTGAACAAGTGGGTGTTTGAAACCGTCGAGAAGTACAACGGCTCGATCTCCGCTGAACACGGCGTGGGCATGACCAAGCGCGATTACCTGACCTACAGCCGCTCGCCGGTTGAAATCGAATACATGAAGGCAGTGAAGGCGGTGTTCGACCCGAACGGGATCATGAACCCTGGCAAGATCTTCGCTGTTTAA